A single window of Brevundimonas naejangsanensis DNA harbors:
- the rplS gene encoding 50S ribosomal protein L19, translated as MNIVQQLAAEEKARLLEGKTIPDFQPGDTLRVNVRIKEGERERIQAFEGVCIARDGGGVNETFTVRKISFGEGVERRFPILSPNVDSIEVKRRGVVRRAKLYYLRDRRGKSARIAERQTARKVAVPATGTVEKAGDEA; from the coding sequence ATGAACATCGTCCAGCAGCTCGCTGCCGAAGAAAAAGCCCGCCTGCTCGAAGGCAAGACCATCCCCGACTTCCAGCCGGGCGACACCCTGCGCGTCAACGTGCGCATCAAGGAAGGCGAGCGCGAACGCATCCAGGCGTTCGAAGGCGTCTGCATCGCCCGTGACGGCGGCGGCGTGAACGAGACCTTCACGGTCCGCAAGATTTCGTTTGGTGAAGGCGTGGAGCGTCGCTTCCCGATCCTGTCGCCGAACGTCGACTCCATCGAAGTGAAGCGCCGCGGCGTCGTCCGTCGCGCCAAGCTGTATTACCTGCGCGACCGTCGCGGCAAGTCGGCCCGGATCGCCGAGCGCCAGACGGCCCGCAAGGTCGCCGTCCCCGCCACCGGCACGGTCGAAAAGGCGGGCGACGAGGCCTGA